Genomic window (Gelria sp. Kuro-4):
GGCCGCGCACCGGGAAGGCCTGGTAGCCCTCTCCGGCTGCCGGCGCGGCGAAGTGCCCGCCCTCATCCTCCAGGGGCGGCTGGCGGAAGCAAGGACGGCGGCCTGGCGCCTGCGCGACCTCTTTGGGCGCGAGAACTTCTACCTGGAGCTTATCCCGAACCTCCTTCCCGGCGACCGGGCGCTGCACCAGGCCTTGGCCGACCTGGGCCGGGCCTTAAACGTAAGGCTGGTGGCCACGGGCAATGTCCACTACGCCCGCAAAGAGGACTTTCCCCTCCACGACCTTTTCACCTGTGTGCGCACCCAGACCACCGTCTCGGCCGTCCACCCGGAGCGCCCGCTCAACGCCGAGAACTACCTGAAGTCTAAGGAGGAGCTGGCGCAGCTTTTACCCGCTTACCCCCAGGCCTTAGCCGCGGCGGCCGCCTTGGCGGCATCGCTCGAACCTGCGCTCCCGGCGGGTGAGGCCCTTTTCCCGCGCTTTCCCGTGCCCCCGGGTGAAACGGCGGAGGGAATGCTGCGGCGCCTCACCCTCGCAGGAGCCGGGCGGCGTTACGGCCGCGTGACCACAGCCCTGAGCGAGCGGCTAGAGCAGGAGCTCGGCGTCATCACCCGCCTGGGCTTTGCCGATTACTTCCTCGTGCTGTGGGACATCGTGCGCGCGGCGAAGGCGCGCGGCATCCGCTGCGCCGGGCGGGGCTCGGCCGCCGACTCGGTGGTGGCCTACTGCCTGGGGATCACCGAGGTGGACGCCTTCCGGCGGGAACTTCTCTTCGAACGCTTCTTGAGCGCAGAGCGGGCGGAGCGGCCGGACATCGACCTCGACATCGACGCCCGCTACCGCGACGACCTGGCTGCCTACCTGACCCAGCGCTACGGCGAAGACAAAGTGGCGGCCGTGGCCACCTACAACACCTTTCAGGCCCGCTCGGCGGTGCGCGACCTGGGGAAGGCCTTGGAGCTGCCCGCAGCGGAGTTGGACGCCCTGGCCAAGCGCCTGCCCTACTTCGTTCCCGCCGACGGCATCCGCGGTGCGCGCGAGCGGGTGCCGGAACTAAAAAACAGCTCCCTTCCCTGGGAGCGCTACGAGCGGCTGCTCGACTTTTGCGCTGCTGCCGCAGGCCTGCCCCGCCACCTGGGGACCCACCTGGGCGGCCTGGTGGTGGCCAGGGAACCCCTGGCCGACCTGGTGCCGCTGCAGCGGGCGGCCAAGGGAACGGTGGTTGCCCAGTTCGACAAGGACGATATAGAGGACCTGGGACTCGTTAAACTGGACCTTCTTTCCCTGCGCACCCTGAGCGCGGTGGACGAGACCTTAAAGGCGCTGGCGGCCAGCGGGCGGCCGCTTGCCTACGACCGCCTGCCCCTTGACGATAAGGCCACCTTTAAGATGCTGCGCGCCGCCGAAACCATTGGTGTCTTCCAGCTGGAAAGCCCGGCCCAGCGGGCGCTGCAGGGCCGCCTGGGGGCGGACAACATGGAGGACATTGTAGCCAGCCTGGCCCTGATCCGCCCTGGACCTATCAAGGGCAACATGGTGGAGCCCTTTGTCGCCCGACGGCGCGGGCAGGAGCCGGTTAGCTACCCCTACCCGGCGCTGGCGCCCATTCTCAAGAAAACCTACGGCGTAGTGCTCTTCCAGGAGCAGGTAATCGCCATCGCCACCGCCCTCGCCGGCTTCAGCGCCGGTGAGGCCGACCGGCTGCGGCGCGTTATGACCCACGCCCGCTCCCAGGCGGAGATGGCGGCCGTTGGCGCGGAGTTTGTGGCCCGGGCCATGGAGCGGGGCGTGCCGGCCGAGACGGCGCAGGCCATCTTCGACATGATCGCCGGCTACGCCAGCTACGGCTTCTGCGAGGCCCATGCCGCCGCCTTCGCCACCACCGCTTACAAGACGGCCTACCTCCTCTGCCACCACCCTGCCTACTACCTGGCCGCCCTTTTAAGCTGCCAGCCCATGGGCTTTTACCCGCCCTGGGTGCTCATCGGCGAGGCGCGCCGGCGCGGCGTAATCGTGCTGCCGCCGGATGTGAACCGGAGCGGGGCGACCTGCACAGTGGAGAACGGCGCCATCCGGGTTTCCCTCCGCCGGGTGAAGGGCATGGAGGAGAAGGCGCTCCAGGCGCTGCTGGCCGCGCGCGCCCGCGGCCCCTTTACTTCCCTGGCCGATCTTAAGGCGCGGGTGAGCCTCCCGGCCGACGTGCGGGAAAACCTCATCCTGGCCGGCGCCTGTAGCGCCTTCAACCCCAACCGCCGTGCCCTCCTCTGGGAGGATAAACTGGGACGGGCGCCGGCCAACGTGCCGGACTTTTCCTTGGGGGAGAAGATCTTTTACGAGTGGGACCTCCTCGGCTTTTCCCTGAGCGGTCATCCCTTGGCCTGCCTGCGCCCGCGCCTAGAGCAGGAAGGGGCGGTTGCCATCCAGGCGGCACGGCGCCTACCGGCAGGGCGCGCCGTGACGGTGGCGGGGCTGCCCATCCGCCCGCACCGCCCGCCCACCCGGAGCGGGCGCACGGTGGCCTTTTTCTCTCTGGAAGACGAAACCGGGCTGATCGACGTTACTGTATTCGAAGAGGTCTACCGGCGCTACGGCCAGCTGCTTTTCAGCGGCTCCTTCGCGCCGCTTAAGGTACACGGTCGCCTTGAGCGGCGCGGCGCCGCCCCCAGCCTTACTGCGACGGAGATCAAGGCATGCCGGCCTGACGCCGGCTTCGCCTGCCGCTTTTTCAGGTGATAATGAGTTGTTCGGCGGCTGCCTCACTGCCGGGCGCACGTGGGGTCGCATCGGTTGGCCGGGGCTTTCCGCTTCAGGCCGGGCCCTTCGAGGCTTCCAGCTCGGCGTCGCGGAAGCGGCAAGCAGGATAACTGGTACTTGGTGCGGAAACATACAGAAAGAACGCGGCCACAGCCGCTGCGCTTGAGAAATCCCTTAACTTGGACGAACGGAGCGATTTCGAATGGCACAGTGCAAGAAGATTCTGGTGGTGGAAGACGAGGCGCGGATGCGGGACCTTTTGCGCCTCTACCTGGAGCGCGAGGGCTTTACAGTGGTCGAAGCCGCGGACGGGCGCCGGGCGCTCGAGAAGATCGCCCAGGAGGAGTTCGCCCTGGTGATTCTCGACGTGATGCTGCCGGAGCTGGACGGCTGGACGGTGTGCCGCAAGATCCGGCGCACGCGCGACGTGCCCATCATCATGCTCACGGCGCGGGGCGAGGAGATCGACCGCCTGACCGGCTTTGAACTGGGTGCCGACGATTACGTGGTGAAACCCTTCAGCCCGCGGGAGCTGGTAATGCGGATCAAGGCGCTCCTGCGCCGGGCCTGCCCCCAGGCGGTGGAGAACAGGGAAGTTCTCACTTTCCCGGGCCTCAGCATCAATCGCCCGGCGCGGCGGGTGGAGGCGGCGGGGCAGGAGGTGCCCCTCACGCCCAAGGAGTACGACCTTCTTTACTTCCTGGCTTCCCAGGCGGGGAGGGTTTTTACCCGTGAGCAGCTCCTGGAGCAGGTCTGGGGGTACGATTTCTACGGCGACCTCAGGACGGTGGACACCCACATCAAGAACCTGCGCGAGAAACTCAAGAAGGCCGGCCAGGGGGCGGAGTACCTGGTGACCGTCTGGGGCGTGGGCTACAAGTTCGAGGTGAAGGCCTAGTGCTGAAGAGCATTGTCAGCCGCCTCTGGCTCACCCTGGTCCTGGTGGTGGTGGCCATCCTGTTGGTGCTGGGGCTGCTTCTCTCTCAACTCTTCGACAACTTTTACTTCAACCTCCAGGCCCAGAACTTGATCCAGCAGGGGCAGAACCTGGGTAAACTCGTACTGACTTCGCCCAGTGACGCCGAGCTCTTGCGGGACCTCAGCCTAGTGGAGGATTTTCTTAACGCCAACGTCGTGATCATGAACAAAAGCGGCCTCATTCAAAGCGCCAGCCCGGGCATGATGCGCATGCACCGCTGGGGGCAGCAGGGCCGGCAGGCGCTGACGCCGCCCCAGGCCGCCGCCGTGCTGGCCGGCAAAACAGTGGTGATACGGGGCTACCAGCCGGGAGTGGACGCAACCGTCCTTACGGTGGCGGTACCGGTTAAGATGCAGGAAGATGTGGTGGGAGCGGTTTACCTGTACGCCCCGCTGGCACCCATCACGCGCACCATCGCCAATGTGCGCCGGCTTATCCTTTACGGTATCCTGGTGAGCCTGGTGGTGGCTACGGTGGTGGCCTTCTTTCTTTCGCGCTCGCTTTCCCGCCCGCTCATCCGCATGCAGCGGGCGGCCCAGGCGATGGCGGCGGGCGACTTTTCCCCGCGCATAGCCGTGCAGTCGGACGACGAGGTGGGCCGCCTGGGCCAGGCCCTCAATCACCTGGCCCAGGAACTGGCTCGTACCCTGGACGCCCTGGGGGCCGAGCGCAACCAGCTCGCAGGCATTTTGGGCAGCATGACCGACGGGGTGATCACCTTTGATGCCGAAGGCGGCGTGCTGCTCTTTAATCCGCCGGCGGCCCAGTACCTGGCACCCCTGGTGGAGCTGGCGGAGGGTCAGAAGCTGGGCGAAGAGCTGCAGCTTGCGCCCCTGGCTGAAGCTTTCCGGCAGGTGGTGGCAACAGGAGAGGTGCAGGGGGCCGAGGCGACGGTAGGTACCAGGGTGCTGGTTTGCCGCCTGGCGCCCCTGCGCGACCCCCGGGGCACGGTGCGCGCGGTGGTCTCCGTTCTCCTCGACATGACGCGGGAGCGGCGGCTGGAGGAAATGCGCCGGGAGTTTGTGGCCAACGTCTCGCATGAGCTGCGTACGCCGCTCACCTACCTTCAGGGCTATACCGAGGCCATCCTGGACGGGCTGGCGGCCGACCCGACGGAGGAGAAGAAGTACCTGGAGATCATCCTGGACGAGACGTTGCGGCTCAGGCGTTTGGTGAGCGACCTGCTGGACCTCAGCCGCATCGAGGCGGGACAACTGGTACTCGAGAAGGGTGAGGTCGACGTGGCGGAGCTTTGTCGGCAGGTGGCGGAGAAGGTGCGCCCGCTGGCAGAGGAGAAGGGGGTCCGGCTGGAGCTGGCGGTGCCGGCGTCACTACCACCGGCCTGGGGGAGTGCCGACCGCCTGCAACAGGTCCTGATCAACCTCCTCGACAACGCCCTGCGCCACACGCCGGGCGGCGGCAGGGTGAGCGTTTGTGGCGAGGAAAGAGACGGGATGCTGGCCCTCAGCGTGCGAGACACCGGGCCGGGCATACCGCCCGAGGACCTGCCCTACATCTTTGAGCGTTTCTACAAGGTGGAGAAGGCGCGCACGCGCACCACAGCCGGCACAGGCATCGGCCTGGCCATAGTCAAAGGGGTGGTGGAGGCGCACGGCGGGCGCGTCTGGGCCGAAAGCACCCCAGGCCGCGGCACCACCTTTACCTTCACCCTTCCTCCAGCCGGCAGGAATACCGGCGCGGGCGGCGAAATAAATTAAAGTGATCGGAAGAGCGGTCCGAAGACCGCCCTGGTGTCGGGGAGGTTTAGCATGATCATAGCGGTTATCGACGGGCTGGGCGGCGGCATCGGCAGCCAGCTCATCGCCCAGCTCAAGACGAACCTCCCTGCGGGGAGCGAAATCGTTGCCCTGGGTACCAACTCCGCCGCCACCGCCGCCATGGTGCGTGCCGGCGCGGCCCGCGGAGCCTCCGGCGAAAACGCCATCCGGGTGACGGCCCGGGAAGTGGACGTCATCGTCGGGCCTTTGGGGATTATCATCCCCAACTCCATGATGGGCGAAATCACCGCTGCCATGGCTGAAGCCGTGGTGGCCAGCCCGGCGAAAAAGCTGCTTCTGCCCGTGGCCCAGCCGCACGTGGAGCTGGTGGGCGTACCGGCGCAGCCGCTGGGTGCCCTTATCCGCGCGGCCGCCGAAAGGCTGGGGGAGCTGCCTAAGCCGGCGCGTTGAAGCCGTGTGGGCTGAACAGGGCCCGATGAATCGGGCCCCAAGGGACGGGAAAAGCGTAGGAGTGCAGTCCATTGTGCCGCCATTGCACACGAATGAGTTTTGGACCATGAAGGCCCGCGGCCGGTTCGAAAACCGGCCCCGGGCCTTACGTATTTGTGAGGAGGTAGAGTATGAAAACACGTGACCTGGTCGTTGCCGGGCTGCTCATCGCCCTGGCCGTCACCCTGCCCCTGGCGGCCCACCTGATCAAGGTGGGCGGGCCGGTGCTCCTGCCCATGCACATCCCGATTTTCCTGGCCGGCCTACTGCTCGGCCCCGGCCTGGCTGCCGCCGTGGGTGTGCTGGCGCCGCTCGTGAGTTTTTTCCTGACCGGAATGCCGCCGCTCTCCCCGCCCGTGCTGCCGCTCATGGTGGTTGAGCTGGCCACCTATGCCCTGGTCCTTTCCGTTCTTACCCGCCGCACGTCCTGGAGCATCTGGCTTACCCTGCCTGTTGCCATGCTGGCCGGCCGTGTGGCCCTGGGGCTTGCGGCTGCAGTCATCGGTCCCCTGTTCGGCTTCCACGTCAACCCCGTGTTTTACGTGTACGGCGCCCTGGTACAGGGGCTGCCGGGGTTGGCCCTGCAGCTCATCATTATCCCCCTGGTGGCGCTTCAGCTGCGGCGGAGCCACCCTGCCGTTATAGCGGGGGATATGGCCAAACCGTGACGAAAAGTCTCGAAAATAAGCGGCGCGCCCTCGTCTGGGGCGCGCCCGTGTGCTATAATGGAACGAAACGAGCTCCTGTAGAGAAGGGGTGAACTGCAGCGTGAACGTGGTAGAGACAATCGCCGGTGTACGGGAGCTGGTGCGGGCCGAGC
Coding sequences:
- a CDS encoding DNA polymerase III subunit alpha; this encodes MEPGFAHLHVHSPFSFLDGASRIADLVRRAAELGQPALALTDHNNLSGAVRFTQAARAAGVKPILGAEVTLAGGYHLTLLARNRQGYRSLCRLLTRAHLDHPRGRPVVTGENLAAHREGLVALSGCRRGEVPALILQGRLAEARTAAWRLRDLFGRENFYLELIPNLLPGDRALHQALADLGRALNVRLVATGNVHYARKEDFPLHDLFTCVRTQTTVSAVHPERPLNAENYLKSKEELAQLLPAYPQALAAAAALAASLEPALPAGEALFPRFPVPPGETAEGMLRRLTLAGAGRRYGRVTTALSERLEQELGVITRLGFADYFLVLWDIVRAAKARGIRCAGRGSAADSVVAYCLGITEVDAFRRELLFERFLSAERAERPDIDLDIDARYRDDLAAYLTQRYGEDKVAAVATYNTFQARSAVRDLGKALELPAAELDALAKRLPYFVPADGIRGARERVPELKNSSLPWERYERLLDFCAAAAGLPRHLGTHLGGLVVAREPLADLVPLQRAAKGTVVAQFDKDDIEDLGLVKLDLLSLRTLSAVDETLKALAASGRPLAYDRLPLDDKATFKMLRAAETIGVFQLESPAQRALQGRLGADNMEDIVASLALIRPGPIKGNMVEPFVARRRGQEPVSYPYPALAPILKKTYGVVLFQEQVIAIATALAGFSAGEADRLRRVMTHARSQAEMAAVGAEFVARAMERGVPAETAQAIFDMIAGYASYGFCEAHAAAFATTAYKTAYLLCHHPAYYLAALLSCQPMGFYPPWVLIGEARRRGVIVLPPDVNRSGATCTVENGAIRVSLRRVKGMEEKALQALLAARARGPFTSLADLKARVSLPADVRENLILAGACSAFNPNRRALLWEDKLGRAPANVPDFSLGEKIFYEWDLLGFSLSGHPLACLRPRLEQEGAVAIQAARRLPAGRAVTVAGLPIRPHRPPTRSGRTVAFFSLEDETGLIDVTVFEEVYRRYGQLLFSGSFAPLKVHGRLERRGAAPSLTATEIKACRPDAGFACRFFR
- a CDS encoding response regulator transcription factor, with the protein product MAQCKKILVVEDEARMRDLLRLYLEREGFTVVEAADGRRALEKIAQEEFALVILDVMLPELDGWTVCRKIRRTRDVPIIMLTARGEEIDRLTGFELGADDYVVKPFSPRELVMRIKALLRRACPQAVENREVLTFPGLSINRPARRVEAAGQEVPLTPKEYDLLYFLASQAGRVFTREQLLEQVWGYDFYGDLRTVDTHIKNLREKLKKAGQGAEYLVTVWGVGYKFEVKA
- a CDS encoding ATP-binding protein; translation: MLKSIVSRLWLTLVLVVVAILLVLGLLLSQLFDNFYFNLQAQNLIQQGQNLGKLVLTSPSDAELLRDLSLVEDFLNANVVIMNKSGLIQSASPGMMRMHRWGQQGRQALTPPQAAAVLAGKTVVIRGYQPGVDATVLTVAVPVKMQEDVVGAVYLYAPLAPITRTIANVRRLILYGILVSLVVATVVAFFLSRSLSRPLIRMQRAAQAMAAGDFSPRIAVQSDDEVGRLGQALNHLAQELARTLDALGAERNQLAGILGSMTDGVITFDAEGGVLLFNPPAAQYLAPLVELAEGQKLGEELQLAPLAEAFRQVVATGEVQGAEATVGTRVLVCRLAPLRDPRGTVRAVVSVLLDMTRERRLEEMRREFVANVSHELRTPLTYLQGYTEAILDGLAADPTEEKKYLEIILDETLRLRRLVSDLLDLSRIEAGQLVLEKGEVDVAELCRQVAEKVRPLAEEKGVRLELAVPASLPPAWGSADRLQQVLINLLDNALRHTPGGGRVSVCGEERDGMLALSVRDTGPGIPPEDLPYIFERFYKVEKARTRTTAGTGIGLAIVKGVVEAHGGRVWAESTPGRGTTFTFTLPPAGRNTGAGGEIN
- a CDS encoding DUF3842 family protein, giving the protein MIIAVIDGLGGGIGSQLIAQLKTNLPAGSEIVALGTNSAATAAMVRAGAARGASGENAIRVTAREVDVIVGPLGIIIPNSMMGEITAAMAEAVVASPAKKLLLPVAQPHVELVGVPAQPLGALIRAAAERLGELPKPAR
- a CDS encoding ECF transporter S component, which gives rise to MKTRDLVVAGLLIALAVTLPLAAHLIKVGGPVLLPMHIPIFLAGLLLGPGLAAAVGVLAPLVSFFLTGMPPLSPPVLPLMVVELATYALVLSVLTRRTSWSIWLTLPVAMLAGRVALGLAAAVIGPLFGFHVNPVFYVYGALVQGLPGLALQLIIIPLVALQLRRSHPAVIAGDMAKP